In Streptomyces nojiriensis, the sequence CGGCTCGCCGCATCCGACCTCGGCCCCGGTGGCCCTGCTGGCCTTCCCGGCGGCCTGAGCCGGGTGCCGGTCAGCCTGCCGAGGCAGCCCGGAAGCGGTTGCGGTACTCCGTCGGCGTCGTGTCGAGTTTGCGGCGGAAGGCGCGGACGAGGGTGTCGGTCGTGCGGAAGCCGCAGACGGTCGCGACTCGTTCGAGCGTGTCGTCCGTGGACTCCAGCCGGTTCCGGGCCACTTCGACGCGGGCCGATTCGATGTAGGCGGCCGGGGTCGTCCCCAGTTCCGTCTTGAAGATCCGGGTGAGCTGCCGTTCGCCGACGTGCGCCTGTTCGGCGAGGTCGGCGACGGTGAGCTCCTCGGCGATGTTCCGCATGACGTGGTGGCGGAGGTCCTCGATGCGGCGGGTCGTCGACACCGGTTCGAGCGGGACGCTGAACTGGCTCTGTCCGCCGGGCCGTTTCAGGTACATCACCAGCTGGCGGGCGACGCGCAGGGCGACGGCCTCGCCGAAGTCGTCGGCGACGAGGGCGAGCGAGAGGTCGAGGCAGGCGCTGATTCCGGCGCCGGTCCACACGTCCTGGTCCCGGATGAAGATCGGATCGGCGTCGACCTCGACCGAGGGGTGCTCGTCGGCGAGTTGGCGGGCGGTGGACCAGTGGGTGGTGGCCCGCCGGCCGTCCAGCAGCCCGGCGTCCGCGAGGATGTGCGCGCCCACGCAGACGGATGCGACGCGCCGGGCCGTGGCGGCGAGGGTCCGTACCCGGTCGACCACGGCGGGGTCGGCGAGGGCCCGTACCCGGCCGCGGCCGTCGACCTCGACCGACCCGGGCACCAGCAGGGTGTCGATGCTCCGCCCCGCCACTTCCCGGAAGGTGGTGTCCGGGAGGATCCGGACCCCGGCGGAGGTGGTGACGGGGTCCATGGTCTCGGCGGCCAGGGCGACGCGGTATCCCGACGCCTCGCCCAGCTCCCGCTGCAGCAGGGCGAACACCTCCGGCGGTCCGGTGACGTCCAGCAGGTCGACGCCGTCGAAGAGGACGACGACGATGAACCGTCCGACGGTGCTCAAGGGGTCTCCGTTCGGTGCGACGACGGCCGTGTCAGGACCCACCGTATGTCGGT encodes:
- a CDS encoding GlxA family transcriptional regulator, producing MSTVGRFIVVVLFDGVDLLDVTGPPEVFALLQRELGEASGYRVALAAETMDPVTTSAGVRILPDTTFREVAGRSIDTLLVPGSVEVDGRGRVRALADPAVVDRVRTLAATARRVASVCVGAHILADAGLLDGRRATTHWSTARQLADEHPSVEVDADPIFIRDQDVWTGAGISACLDLSLALVADDFGEAVALRVARQLVMYLKRPGGQSQFSVPLEPVSTTRRIEDLRHHVMRNIAEELTVADLAEQAHVGERQLTRIFKTELGTTPAAYIESARVEVARNRLESTDDTLERVATVCGFRTTDTLVRAFRRKLDTTPTEYRNRFRAASAG